From Erigeron canadensis isolate Cc75 chromosome 5, C_canadensis_v1, whole genome shotgun sequence:
ataaaactttttgagtttaaattttttttttttttataaccttttgttttacttttggtttagatatgatattttgtttttcctaTTGTTTTTTCTTAATAACATTTTGTGTTCTTATAGATatcttttgtacttttttagttttctaaccTCTCTTTTtcaataatgtttttttattttgttttgatgtATCTTTTTAgcaatatatttgtaaaacgTTGTTTCCCAtatatttgataatttttttaaattcgttttgttgcatttttttgtttctttgggGGCTTGAATAACCTGCATATGAACTATAAACAACCCGAAAAAAGACATATACTTTGGAGTGGCAACATTAAAACATGGTTGGGGGGAGTGTTAAAACAATATGGTTTATGAAATTATTAATACGAAAGTAAAAACATTTACTCTTTTGTGTTTATGCTATTGCCTTTAAAAAGCACATGTAAAAACGATAATTGTATCCCCGCGTTATATGTGGAGTCTGAAATATGAAATTCCGTGACAATATCTTAACCATTTCATTTTTCAACGTTCTTTTGCTTTATCTCACTTTTCATAATTTTTCCAACAAAATCGAATGTCACAAAATGAATagatatcttttatttatatgctCGTTAAAAAGCTCATACACCATTTTTAAAaggttataaaaaatatataatacattttaCTTTAGAAGTTCTACCATATTTAAGGTATATTCTATAATGAAGTAAAATACAAAATGGTCCCTATCTTAGTTAACCCTATAAATTAGTGTTAAATTTATTTCTATGTTTTGTTAGTTCTATGGTTGAATAGATGATATTATTGGCTTAATATAACCAACTAGATTATTATTAAACTGAGTTGGAGAAAATGAGAATTTTgttaaaacaaacacaaaagtaaaataatgaaattaaagagACGATTAGTGAAATTGGAATGAGATAGACTAGATGGATTCAATGACTTTGTATGCGTATATACTACTAGTTAACTTAAAGGAAATAGATACAGTCAAATTGTCCAACATCCCAATTAGTAATTACTTatacaaagtatatatattttcattaaattagtAGGCAAACACATCAATTTAATAGAAAGACATTTATTTGACACACTTTAACTAACTATTATCGAGAATATACGTTTTCATTAATAACTTATAATTTGTttactaaaataaaaagtaaattacaatttaacttaaaattaactttttaaagGTAATAGTgaacataatttttttcaaagtcACATATCTAAAAAAGACTTGAACAAAACAACTTTTCTGTATTTCAGAGGAGAAAAACCTACAAAACAAACATAGACtttgttaaataataaaagtataaacatTCTTTATCATTATCATGAACAATATCCTATATCTAAAAAAAGATATAAGGATGAAGAAGAATACGAGCAATGtcttggatgatgatgatgatgatcggGTAGACGTTTTCAACTATATGTGGTGGTAATGGTAGTTGGTGGTGGtcttggtggtggtgtgatGTTTATGTACGGTGATAAGAAATTGAAAGAAGTGAATTGGTGATCTTATGTAGAGACAAAGATATAATGTGGAATAGCTGGACATCATTAATACGTGATATGAAGATACTTATAGAAACTTAATCTGTTAGTGTAGAGTAGTTAGACATTACTAATATGTGAATTGTGATGTCAAGATAGTTACAAAAATTTAATATCATTAATATAAAATAGTTAGACATCACCAAATATGTGATGAGAAGATAGTTCAAAAAACTTAGAGAAAATGTTACAAATAATCCATGTGGTTAgtcatattcgcattttgccttctctatttttttttcgttGTAACTGGTTCCTGTCCTTTTCGTTTTCGTTGCTAGAAAACCCCTGACATTAACTTCTGTTAAATTTAGCCGTTAAATGTCTCATGTGCAATGCTattgcacatgagggtataTTGGTCTTTTGGAGTATAACCTTTCACTCATCTCTATCAAtcttccatcatcatcatcttcataatCATACatcctaaataataataataataataataataataataataataataataataataataacaataataataataataatgttgtgAATTGAAGAAAGCAAACAAACCTACAATCTAGCATTAGAAACTTTTCGTATATTTTTGAGAGTTAAAACCTCCCAATTTTGATGGTGAAACGCCTTATACAGCCTCCATGTTGCCTTCGGTGATGTTATATTCACAAACCCATTTCCCACATTACACTTGTTTCTGCCAATACACCCCCTTCATATTTCATATAGTAATTATTATATTCGCACTTTGTGAAATCTTTTAAACAACTTTTTATGTTACACCCCCAACTTGTTTCTGCCAAAACCCATCCGCCGGAAAAAGCCTTTTCtgttctttctctctttttcttctttctctctttttctttcgtATATAGATCAAAGAGTCACCGGCTAGTATATAttgtggttttatttttgtagaTTTGTGTTTCTTCAGCAAACAGAAGTGAGTGAATCTTCTTGATTCATTCGTTTCATCATACTCAATCACAATAAATCGATGTTTCATTCTAGCGATTGTGGTGGATCCGGGTTACCAGGTCCGACCATTGGTGGCAGGCTGGCAGCGACacattttctttcctttttcctttGATGGATGTGATGACGGGTTGATGATGGGATTAAGAAAGATAGAGGTTTTATGTGTTAGTTACATGCTTTGGATCATTGGATGAAATGagtttttttgtgttatatttgGGAATCTACAAATTTGTAGCGAGTATTATATGTGGTGAACAGGACAGATTTTTCCAATGGTGATTGGTATAGAATTTGTTAGGCTTGTGGTATGCATATAACCAATCTAGTGATTTTCTAATTATTGTTTTGTATAGAATTATTAGATTGTATTTGgattattaaaagttaaaattttggGTGATGGGATATGAGATTATGATGATTATCTGGATTATTGATGATGTTGCTTGAAGATTGATAGAGATGTGAGAAATGATAGACTCCAAAAGACCAATATACCCTCacgtgcattgcacatgaggcaTTTAACAGCTAAAACTAACCAATGTTAGTGCCAGGGGCTTCTGGCAACAAAATAACACAAGAGACAAAATGCGAATATGACAAACTACAGGgatcatttgtgacattttttcaaaaatttaatatcATCACGTACAATAGTTGGACATTACCAATATGTGAAATGAAGATAAGTTACACAAATTCATGTCAGTAAAGACCAAAGGTTTTATCTTTGGCAATGTAGTAGTTCAAGATTATTTGGTGTATTTAGACGTAGAACAcctatagtaaaaaaaaaattacaagaatTAAATATTACTAATGTAGAGTAGTTGGAAGTTACCGATATATAACatgaaaaaattattatcattcaaattatatgataaataataattatatgaattaatatttatattatacaaaatattatcaaaaaaatttgaatGATTAAAATTAATGTGAGGGATTATATGTGTTGTTAACTAATgtgaaatgaaataaaaaatgtgtGAATAGTGAAGccttaattcttttttttacaAAGGAGTGGTTATCAACTCGTTTCACTTATTACAAAAAGATAGTGGTAACAGACAACTTTTCAGTCACTTGCCatcatcagcatcatcatcattttgacATAAACCtgtaaaaaaacacacacaaaaaaaatacaaatgttaACTTAGACTACAGTCCAATCCAAAATCACTTCACCGGCGAACaatgtcatcatcatcactcCAATCACCACCGCCACAaaccaccacaaccaccaccacaacaaTCTCCAACAACAACTTCATGCTCCCGGGCCCACCTTCTCGCAACAACTTCGGTTCCGCCGACCTTCTATCCACCACTAATCTCCTCGCTTACGCCGCCGGCAGTTCCGTCGCCATCGTTGACTCACGGTCAATGCAACTGATTTCCGTACATCCTATTCCTTCTCctccttcatcatctctttcTCCTTACATTACATCCGTACGATGGTGCCCTACTTCTCTTCGTATGGACCTTCTCTCACATGATCCAACTTCTTCTCACTCTCATTTGCTTTTAGCTGCTGGCGATCGTCAAGGCCGGATTTGTATAATTGATCCACGTGTCATCGCTACAAAATCGGTTTTAATTTCACCTGTTATTTTCCTTCATACGGATCCGGTTTCTAAATTAGGTGTTCAGGATTTGAGCTGGATCCGAACCGGATCTGGATCCGGATCCGATTCGTGGATCATTGCCGCGATTACCGGATCCTCTTTGCTTTCGCTTTTTCAAACTTCTGTTACTGGCCGTTGTTTCTTCAAATACGACGTCGCTCCGGAGGTTTTCTCGTCCGTACAACGTGATCCGTTTGATTCGCGTCATTTTGTTGTTGTAGGTTTGAAAGGATTTTTGTTATCGGTTAAAGTACACGGCGATAGTTCCGAATCCGACGTCGTTTTGCGCGAGCTTCAGATTCCGACGGATTCGTCGGAATTGAGTAAGCTTGAACGAGACGGTGCTGTGAGTTCTGGCGATACGCCTGCGGCTGCGTTGTATCCGAATTACGTGGCGAAAGTAGCGTTCTCGCCGCATTGGAAAAATATATTGTATGTGACATTTCCTAGGGAATTGGTTGTGTTTGACTTGCAATATGGGAAGGTGCTGTGGCGAGGAGGTTTGCCGAGAGGTTGTGGAAAGTTTATGGATGTGTTGCCGGATCCGAGCTTGGAGGCTGTTTATTGTGCTCATTTTGATGGACGGCTTAGCGCTTGGCGGCGAAAGGAGTGAGTGAAATTCTTTTCTTAATTCAAaatgtatttatgtatgtataattgtttCTTTCTCGCCTTTTATTATATGCACATGGTTTGTTATAACTGCTATAAGTTTCATTATTGCATCGTGAATTAGAATATGTTTATATGAATTGTCACCACATATGTGGAACCTGCAAGATATTTGGAAGGCATATTTTATCACATTAGACTTTGCTGCGTAGTGGGCTCAGGATGTTTATTTTTTGTGATCATATAACGGATTTAGGATATGCGCAGGGTTTTAAAATATGCAACAAACATAGAAAAGCCCTAACTTTTTAGGTGAACCACACACAATTGATTAAAAGCCCTAGTAATTCAGTATCCATATTGTATCTCGTTATACTTTAGATGAGACCCTCGTTAGGACTTTTGAACTGCTTTTATCTTATATTGATGTCCATTAGCTTTTAAAACTTTAGAAGTTATTACTACATTCCATTTACAATGTTCAGAATAGAAGATAAACTAATGTGCATCTACTCCCCTTGAACTCTCTTTATAAAGTTGAATTGAACTTCCCTGAAGTTTGAAGGAAGTTATTAAATGGCTAAAGATGAGAAAATCTTGAGAAAATTTGATGTTGTCGGTGCAGTCAGATATATTCTCTCATCTAtgtctttttcttatttttttaagataCTTGAATTGAATTTGTTTTCACTAGAAGTAGTCAATTGATCTGCCTACTTAAACCACTAACACAAAAGATTAGGTATGCTATAGATGTGGATGCATGCTGCCTTATTTTTACTCGGATATTCTGCGTTCCTGATTTGTAGAATAATGTTTGTTCTCTACTATAATGGAGGTCTTATCAGTAATTGCTTGTGTGTGTTTATAGTTAGATATCTAAGTTATATATTCAATATGATGAGATATACTTATTTGCATATTACCATAGAGGAGAGCAGGTCCACGTAATGTGCATGATGGAAGAATTGATGCCTTCACTTGGTACGCCTGTCCCTTCTCCCTCAGTTCTTGCAGTTGTCATCTCTCGATCAGATTCCACCCTTCAAAATGTTCGTAAGCTTCTTTCTGATGGACATCATTCTTCAACGCCTGACACGGAAGTTGATATGGACTTTGACAATCCTTTTGACTTTTGTGATGAATTTCAAGTAATTTCTAAAACACATGTGTTATCCATTACTGATGATGGAAAAATATGGAATTGGCTTCTGACTGCTGAGGGCCCAACAGAGAATCAAAAAGATGCAGCAGATGTTGGCGTTGTTGCAGATAGCAGTAATGTTCCAGCTCTAGATACAACTGCTGATGGAGTGGATTCTTCCCTTGATCCTGTGAAGGATGTGGTTAAACAAACCGATAAGGAGAATATAAAAAAGGGTCGTTCATCAGCCTCCAAATGGAACCAGGATGATCTTGTACTTAAGGTTGATACTCAAACATTCCTGACAAGCaaattcatatattatattgCTTTCTCTCATTATAAGCTCAATATTATGGTTCAAGGAGGTTATTTCCATAGTAAGGTCAAATCTAGGGTTCTTCCTTTCCCTGTGTTAGTACGAGGATCAAAATACTATAAGCGCATCAGTGCACCTTGTAAACCACATTAGTTCTAAATCTGACATGCTATGATACGGGattataaatttcaattttgaagCTACATTGGATTAAATACACCTGTTGATGACTGGGCagttattgaaatttttaaataatagtcATGATCAATTTGGAGCTTCTATGCTCATTAACTCTGGTTCAAAGAAAGAGATCATGGTGCCTTGTTGTGTGTCCTCATATCCACACTTGGGTGTTTCATATTAGGCTGGTTATTGACTTAGAAGACATCATAATTTGGAGGCGTCTATCTTTAATGACCACAGTTTGTGGTTGGGTGATATAAAAGCACCCTAAATATAACTTTCATGTGGAGGATAAAATTATGGTTGATTTTACTAATTTTATGGTTCTATTCTATATGACACATCCATTTATATGTTTGATTAGCCCACATACCCCCGAGGGGTGAGAAGGTTCAAGGGCATTGTAGATCATAAATGAAGTTGGTGGATTTCAATTGTGTTCATATAATGCttagagaaaagaaaagaccaTTTAGGCTGGCCTATCCATTGATTTTGATAGTCTACTTACTAGATATTTTACATCTTATTCATGATTGTGCTCAGAGTGTACCTAGTTAGACTGGCCTATCCATTGATTCTAAGTTTGTGTCCTATTGCAGAGATATACTATAATAATCTTTAGTCAGCTTGTAAAATGTGACTAGAAAAATCTCTAGCTTCCACTTTATTTCTTGCCGTTCATTGATCAAATTCTGTATCAATGCTTTCTTACCAGTAATTTCTTCATGCAGTTCAGTCTAGTTGGCCAGCTGCATCTTCTTTCCTCAGCGGTGACTATGTTAGCTGTACCATCCCCTTCTTTAACTGCTACTTTGGCACGTGAGTTCTGTCTCTGTGACTCATCTATATCCATATCACCACATCAGAGTTCTTGATGATTCTAAATGATAAGTTCATTAACTAAATATTAAGGTATTACATGTGAAGGAGGAGGAAACCATCCTGCTGCAGCTGTTCCACTAGTTGCTCTGGGAACTCAGAGTGGGTCAGTTGAAATTGTTGATGTTTCTGCAAATGCTGTTGCTGCAAGTTTTTCTATCCATGATAGTGTTGTAAGAGGATTAAGGTGGCTAGGAAATTCAAGACTGGTCTCATTCTCATACAATCAGGTGAGGAACAAACTAAATGTATCAAAATTTGTCATTGTTTGCTTTTATACCAATAGCTTTTGGTATCAGTAAGTTTAAGTAGTGTTGTATTTTAAATTGTTATTTATGAAGTAAAGATCGTTAAGTTTTTTGCATGAGTTTACCGTTGGTGATAATTTTGAACTACTGTAATTTCTCCTCATGAGTTTGACGATGTTGgtggaaaatttaaaaatatcgTTGATTTCTTTtcatgattttaaggtgttggtgaaaattttgaatatcaGGTATGTACATTGGTTATGCAGATAGAAATAAGAGCTATTAATTATGGGTGGGAGGTTTTTAGGTAAAATTGAAGGCTCCTATTGGTcaatagatttttattttttataaaattcctTTATTTAAGCATTTGAAGATTCCTTTTCCTCCTAGTATTTACACATTGTTTGCTGTTTTTATGATTGCTTAGCTAGTATGCATCTAACACTGACCACACTCATTTGCCTTCTCAAACTGGAATAACACATAACTGTCGCTTTGCAAACCCAGGGAAATGAGAAGACTGGTGGATATACTAATAGGCTTGTCGTGACTAATCTCCGGACTGGCCTTAATCGAACATTTAGGGTCTTACAGAAACCAGAGCGAACACCCATAAGAGCTCTGCGGGCTTCGTCTTCCGGAAGGTTCATTAAGCTGACTACTTtgcttatttttttatatggatTCTCAATACACAGCATGCCACAAATAAAGTTCATTTTGTTAGGTATATCGTGAATCTAGCTGGACTGCCAAAACATTTAGATGATGTTTCTCCTCTCTCCTCATTAGACTTAATTGCAATGTAGAATATATTCCTCTGATGATTGTGGTCTTGTTGTGTGAGTGTGCACACTTGCAGATACTCATACCCTAGTTCTCAGAATACCTTCATCACTTAATTGCAATGTAGAATATATACCTCTGATGATTGTGGTCTTGTTGTTTGAGTGTGCACACTTGCAGATACTCATACCCTAGTTCTCAGAATACCTTCATCTCATAAGGTGCATTGTCAGTTTGTGcccatatatgatttttttgaggactatcacacaacaaacagaAACAAATATTTAGAACAGAAACagatttttttgtttggtaAGAGAAGTTTTGTATAGACATCTCGAGGTCTTTATTCTAAATAGGCTGTATCATTGATGTCCTGTCCTTCACCATATGACATTGTTATATGACTTATATCAAGATCATTTCATTTAGGTTTCTTTTATCTTTGCACTTTGCCCTGCCTATAGAACTTAATTACCATTTTCCGTAGTAAGATGGCCTTATATCAGCTCCATTTGTAAATACAATGTAAGAAAGCGGTGTATACAATTAGTAACTGCATTCTTGTGAAAAGTTGAAATGATACATTCTTGATGTATTTTGTAGGTATCTATTGATATTGTTTCGTGATGCACCTGTTGAGGTTTGGGCGATGACAAAGACTCCAATCATGGTAAACGAAATGGATTTCAGGCTTTCATTATATCTAGTACTTTTTAGCAGTATCATGTTATCAGTATGTTTGGGGGTGTTGTTCGTTGTGGGTTGTATATTTCTTTGCTAGCTTACCATTACAATAGAGCTGCTTGTACTAGGTTTGCCGAATGATTGCATGCTAATATGATGCTAAAGTCCTTTGTATATTGATAGAGCATATAAAAATACTCATATAAGTTGGTACATTCTAATTAAAGTGAAGAAAGGGTCTTTAGCTGATTTTGTTTGAACGGATACTTCATTTATGTATGTTTGCCATAAGAGATTAGGTAATCAGGTTTGCCATATTTGTTTTCTgaattatgtatgtttatcaagtGCATGCTACTAATGTTTCAAAGAAGCTTCATAGTTACTCGGATATGCGGTATGCCTACTATACATTTACTTCTGTTATGCCTTCCATAGCTCACCATATTGTTAGGAACAAAGTTACAGGTTCTGatataaaacacacacatgaATCTGGAATTTAAACAGAAAAGAAAAGACAAGTAACACCAAGATTTAAtgtggtatctcacactaaactgTGTGAGCATATCCACGGGGGGCAACTGGTTTTTCTTTATTGAATCCCTCAACCCAAATTACATGTAAAAGAGATAAGAGATTATATGCTATATAGGCTACAATTAGGGTTGCTAAACTTGCTCCCCAAGTCAGCTCAAAACAGAACCTGGCCTGCTGCCCTAATTAACTAAGGCCTGCTGCCTTTAGATTATCCTGGAAGTCTATAAATTAATAGCCTTTAGTGGGCCTAAGACAACATAACGCCAACACATATATGTTGCAATCTAtcatgattttctttttcacaCCTTTGAACTCCACTAGTCGATGTGGATTCTATGCAGTATATGCACCAATCCATCAAATGCAAGTTTGGTGGTTTCTGCATGCCTGAAAATGCGACCCAATCTAAATAATTTCATGACACACACTTATTCAtaacatatacacatacatacgtACATATACATCAATACATACGTATATAGACAACAATCATAATGTTTTCTTTTCTGCAGCTTAGGTCTTTAGCTCTTCCGTTTACAGTACTGGAATGGACTCTTCCTACTGTTCCACGCCCATCACAGACAGGAACATCCAAGCAAACTGATGCTTCTGTGCCACCAGATGGGATGGTATCCCAGGCAGACTCTAGTGAGTTTAATAGCATTGGCACTATCTTTATCTTTACCATTACCATGACACTTCTCACTTACAGCATTCTAGACACAACCCATTAGCCTAGATTTATGCCAAAATACTATCAATGAGGTTTCCACAGTTAAGCCTCACCTGTTGAAAGATTTATGGTATAATgtataagaaaaatatgtttattaacttAGTTGACTGATTAGGCTACAAGCATCACAATATCACACTTTGTTATTACATTTTACTTAATTCAATGAACATGGGTTTCTTAGCCTTGAGAGTTGAGATTATGTAACCAAAGAATTCATGAAACTTGAATCACTCTTTTTTCCGATCCAGTCCCTCTACCACCGCAAACCCCAGCTAGATTCAGCGGAGCTCTCAGAGATGGGTTCAACCTATGTTCTGATAAGGGCATCCAAGTGGATGACATCGAATCTGATTCCAAAGTTATGGTGGGCTCCATCGTCTTATATTCACCCCTTGACATGTGCTTTACTTCTAGTTCCATAAAGATGTAACATAATGATCTCAGCCTACATGATTCCACATTTCTGAATCTTTAAATGATTATCATTCTTTACTTCCAAAAACACTTACATACTTTGGTGTAATGGCATCAAGCCGTATCTCACTTTTGGCCCCTAAAATATCATTAAGCTATTATTTTGTATTATAGACGGTCAGAGGCTCATCAAAATGTCATGTATCATATGACTACCCAGCTATTAGCCTTTTCAAGTTGTAAGGTTTTACAAATTATTCCTGCTCCTACTATCATTCTTGTATGCTAGTTATTCTCAAGAGCattatctatcattttttttGCAGAGACAGTGAGTCCAGATGGATCGCAAGAAGAATTTTCTGAGAGTTTTGCATTTGCCTTGGTAAATGGTGCTCTAGGGGTGTTTGAAGTTCACGGGCGAAGGATTCGAGACTTCAAGTACTAATCTTTACCAAAAACAACACACTCATTATCTGATGTCATCTTGAATTATTTCTATGATTTTCTGGTGGTTGGCGATTACTGGAATCTTCAAAGTCTTTGTCCAAAAACACAAGCAATTTAACTTTTTCCAGTTTAGATTTAGTTTTCTTGGCCATTATTGTTCCTTTTCTATCTGAAACCATAACACAATTTGATTTTCtcttttcaatctttttttttctatcattttcATGGCATTTCTAGTTTTGTGGAGTTTTATTGGATTACAAAATGCGAACTGAGTTTACATAAGTTCATGAGAGATATTTATTTCTCTGCAGACCAAAGTGGCCTACTTCTTCACTTGTTTCTTCTGATGGACCAGTCAGAGCTATGGCTTATCGTTTGCCTCATGTGGTGAGTACATTCTACATTCTCTTGTTTATTGAGTTTTCTGCTTTCCGTCTCATCAACTCTACCTTGATTGATTTACATGTCAGGTCATGGGGGACAG
This genomic window contains:
- the LOC122599438 gene encoding WD repeat-containing protein 11-like isoform X2, which encodes MSSSSLQSPPPQTTTTTTTTISNNNFMLPGPPSRNNFGSADLLSTTNLLAYAAGSSVAIVDSRSMQLISVHPIPSPPSSSLSPYITSVRWCPTSLRMDLLSHDPTSSHSHLLLAAGDRQGRICIIDPRVIATKSVLISPVIFLHTDPVSKLGVQDLSWIRTGSGSGSDSWIIAAITGSSLLSLFQTSVTGRCFFKYDVAPEVFSSVQRDPFDSRHFVVVGLKGFLLSVKVHGDSSESDVVLRELQIPTDSSELSKLERDGAVSSGDTPAAALYPNYVAKVAFSPHWKNILYVTFPRELVVFDLQYGKVLWRGGLPRGCGKFMDVLPDPSLEAVYCAHFDGRLSAWRRKEGEQVHVMCMMEELMPSLGTPVPSPSVLAVVISRSDSTLQNVRKLLSDGHHSSTPDTEVDMDFDNPFDFCDEFQVISKTHVLSITDDGKIWNWLLTAEGPTENQKDAADVGVVADSSNVPALDTTADGVDSSLDPVKDVVKQTDKENIKKGRSSASKWNQDDLVLKFSLVGQLHLLSSAVTMLAVPSPSLTATLARGGNHPAAAVPLVALGTQSGSVEIVDVSANAVAASFSIHDSVVRGLRWLGNSRLVSFSYNQGNEKTGGYTNRLVVTNLRTGLNRTFRVLQKPERTPIRALRASSSGRYLLILFRDAPVEVWAMTKTPIMLRSLALPFTVLEWTLPTVPRPSQTGTSKQTDASVPPDGMVSQADSKTVSPDGSQEEFSESFAFALVNGALGVFEVHGRRIRDFKPKWPTSSLVSSDGPVRAMAYRLPHVVMGDRSGNIRWWDVTTGQSSSFNTHREGIRRIKFSPVVPGDRSRGRIAVLFNDNTFSVFDLDSPDPLANSLLQPQFPGTLVLELDWLPVRTDKSDPLVLCITGADSSFRLIEVNIDKRIGYEAQSGPMKERFRPMPLCSPILLPTAHALALRLILQCGVKSSWFNTYSMITNKDNSQLSKSASSVGDLRSYLIDIPTIGDSVVPELLLKVLEPYQREGCILDDERVRQYAAILDKGSFARFSFAAAIFGETSEAYFWLQLPRALKHLMNNLANKSQQKPTIKSSSSETDDVSLLSRISSKGKSGTGSSKKNTVSDGELKLMAFEQEELWEGASERITWHEKLEDEEAIQNRVHELVSIGNLEAAVSLMLSTPPESPYFYPNALRAVALSSAVSKSLNELAVKVVAANMVETDRSLSGTHLLCAVGRYQEACSQLQDAGYWTDAATLAATHLKGTDYARVLHRWAEHVLRAEHNIWRALVLYIAAGSLQDALAALREAQQPDTAAMFIIACREIHAEFLENLDADKDSDLSIKEKLLILPGLNPENEDVIAVGELYGQFQQKLVHLCMDSQPFSD
- the LOC122599438 gene encoding WD repeat-containing protein 11-like isoform X1, yielding MSSSSLQSPPPQTTTTTTTTISNNNFMLPGPPSRNNFGSADLLSTTNLLAYAAGSSVAIVDSRSMQLISVHPIPSPPSSSLSPYITSVRWCPTSLRMDLLSHDPTSSHSHLLLAAGDRQGRICIIDPRVIATKSVLISPVIFLHTDPVSKLGVQDLSWIRTGSGSGSDSWIIAAITGSSLLSLFQTSVTGRCFFKYDVAPEVFSSVQRDPFDSRHFVVVGLKGFLLSVKVHGDSSESDVVLRELQIPTDSSELSKLERDGAVSSGDTPAAALYPNYVAKVAFSPHWKNILYVTFPRELVVFDLQYGKVLWRGGLPRGCGKFMDVLPDPSLEAVYCAHFDGRLSAWRRKEGEQVHVMCMMEELMPSLGTPVPSPSVLAVVISRSDSTLQNVRKLLSDGHHSSTPDTEVDMDFDNPFDFCDEFQVISKTHVLSITDDGKIWNWLLTAEGPTENQKDAADVGVVADSSNVPALDTTADGVDSSLDPVKDVVKQTDKENIKKGRSSASKWNQDDLVLKFSLVGQLHLLSSAVTMLAVPSPSLTATLARITCEGGGNHPAAAVPLVALGTQSGSVEIVDVSANAVAASFSIHDSVVRGLRWLGNSRLVSFSYNQGNEKTGGYTNRLVVTNLRTGLNRTFRVLQKPERTPIRALRASSSGRYLLILFRDAPVEVWAMTKTPIMLRSLALPFTVLEWTLPTVPRPSQTGTSKQTDASVPPDGMVSQADSKTVSPDGSQEEFSESFAFALVNGALGVFEVHGRRIRDFKPKWPTSSLVSSDGPVRAMAYRLPHVVMGDRSGNIRWWDVTTGQSSSFNTHREGIRRIKFSPVVPGDRSRGRIAVLFNDNTFSVFDLDSPDPLANSLLQPQFPGTLVLELDWLPVRTDKSDPLVLCITGADSSFRLIEVNIDKRIGYEAQSGPMKERFRPMPLCSPILLPTAHALALRLILQCGVKSSWFNTYSMITNKDNSQLSKSASSVGDLRSYLIDIPTIGDSVVPELLLKVLEPYQREGCILDDERVRQYAAILDKGSFARFSFAAAIFGETSEAYFWLQLPRALKHLMNNLANKSQQKPTIKSSSSETDDVSLLSRISSKGKSGTGSSKKNTVSDGELKLMAFEQEELWEGASERITWHEKLEDEEAIQNRVHELVSIGNLEAAVSLMLSTPPESPYFYPNALRAVALSSAVSKSLNELAVKVVAANMVETDRSLSGTHLLCAVGRYQEACSQLQDAGYWTDAATLAATHLKGTDYARVLHRWAEHVLRAEHNIWRALVLYIAAGSLQDALAALREAQQPDTAAMFIIACREIHAEFLENLDADKDSDLSIKEKLLILPGLNPENEDVIAVGELYGQFQQKLVHLCMDSQPFSD